The following DNA comes from Rosa rugosa chromosome 5, drRosRugo1.1, whole genome shotgun sequence.
TCTGTTTGAATAGCTTATTTGTTAGGTCTAAGGTATTTTAGTTCAATCAACTATCATCTTTTAGTTCATTCCAGAAAatacgaagtggtgttagctcagtggttagagcacccactacctatgtacgaagtcatgggttcgagtcaccatgggggcaggagtgaaaccctttgatcctctttgaaaaaaaaaaaaaaaatcatcatcaCCATGAACTAAGaagaaattaacaaaaaagaaaaaagaaaaaaagatttaTATGTCACTGCTAGAGTTGTGGAATTTTTGCattctttattttcatttttttttctgacaCTTGTGAGATTTTAGGTCTTCCCCCAAACGGATTGAAGGTTCAAATGATCGGAACTTGCAACTGCAGTTTAGGTCCAATCTGGCTCTCCCCATCTTCACAGGAGGGAAAGTTGAAGGCGAGCAGGGAGCTTCAATTCATGTTGTTTTATTGGATATGAACACTCAGCGTGTTGTAACATCTGGACCTGAATCCTCTATAAAACTAGATATTGTTGTGCTTGAGGGTGATTTTAacaatgaagatgatgaaggctggactgaagaagaatttgaaAGCCATGTGGTCAAAGAGCGTGAAGGAAAGAGACCTCTTTTGACTGGGGAATTGCAAGTGACACTGAAGGAAGGGGTAGGGACAATTGGGGATCTGACTTTTACAGATAACTCAAGTTGGATACGCAGCAGGAAGTTTAGGCTTGGATTGAAAGTTGCTTCAGGATTTTGTGAGGGCATGCGCATACGTGAAGCGAAAACAGATGCTTTTACTGTTAAAGATCACAGAGGGGAATGTAAGTTTATGCTCTTTTCTAACCTATCTTCTGCTAATACACTATTTTGAACtcatttctcttttcttctcttttgatcTTGACAGTGTACAAGAAACATTACCCACCAGCACTAAATGATGACGTATGGAGACTGGAGAAGATCGGAAAGGATGGGGCATTCCATAAGAGGCTAAACAATGCAGGAATACACACAGTTGAACAGTTTCTTCAGCTTGTGGTCAAAGATCCTCAAAAATTACGGAGTGTAAGTGTGGCACTCAGTTTGAGTTACAAACACACACAAACATATGTTATTAATTGTATTCTTTTATGCTTACAgatgtttaagttttctgtcTTGCTGTTATAGATCCTTGGAAGTGGCATGTCAAATAAGATGTGGGAAGCTCTCCTAGAGCATGCAAAGACTTGTGCCCTTAGCGGAAAGCTTTATGTTTATTATCCTGAAGATACAAGAAATGTTGGTGTTGCTTTTAACAACATCTATGAGCTGAGTGGCTTGATTACTGGGGAACAGTATCATTCTGCCGATACTCTTTCCGACAGCCAGAAGGTAGATGCATACCcgccttttctttttgttcataCTTTTGAACTAGAAGGTCAATTGCATGACACTTATAAGCATTTTATGTTCTTGCAGCTCTATGTAGATACGCTTGTGAAGAAAGCATATGAAAATTGGGATCAGGTTGTTGAGTATGATGGTAAATCACTTCTGAACACCAAGCAAAATAAGAGGTCAACTGCAGCCCGAAACGAATTTCAAATGGGCTCAATCAGTTACTCCAGTTCTTCAGACCAGCATCCGCAACTACCTTGCCTGACAAATCCTGTTCCCTCAGAACAGACTCTTCTATCTGATTCAGCCCTACCGATTGGAGGTAAGCATTATTGGCTGATTaaggttgttttttcttcttttttgttgttttgttttgttctttttgtttttttggttggGTTTCCCTCATAGACTTAAAGCCGTGAACACTCCCTTGGGTTTGGGGAGTGGGTGGGGATCTCTATAGGCATATGAACTTCATGACCTTTAAAGTTAAGTTTTCTTGAAAGTAGCTATTTAGAATAAATTCTGGAAAATCCTGAAGCTATATGACTTGCAAGAGAACCCGGAAATGAACTTAAAAATATATTGCTACTTATACGCCCCCCATCTCCCACTTCCACTGAAAGAAAAATTGACACTTTATAGACAGCTATTCAGCATCCTGAGGTTGGCCCTAGTTATTATAAATTCAGAGATTGGTAGACCGAAATGCAATCCTGATAGACTGCATTGGCCGTGTCGTGGAATTGAGATGTGGCTTTGTAAAGTTAAGATATGAAGGCTATAAATTCCAAAATATTGGAGCATATGGCCAGTAGTTATGGAGTATTTTTCAGGGCATTTGTTATGATGGAAGTTGGGGATTGTAGGTTTTGTGTTGATCTTTCTGTTTAGCACTGAGCAAGATGAAACAGTGGCTTATGAAAAACTATGTAAAGGAGGCTTTGAATTGGTTTCCTCAGTTGTGCCTTATATATGACCTACGATCGTGGTGATCCAATACCACATAATTTTAGAATTGCCAATCTCTATACCCAAGTAATCATTCCTGTGTTTATGAGTTCAGTCAATTTAATTGATCTTTACCAATGCCTAAAGTTTAAACTTGTGATCAAGAAGGTTAACCACGTGTTTACATTGATGAAATTTTAGATATGCAATTTTTACTCTAAAAGCTGAGCATCTTTCTTATATTATCCTTGCCCTTTGCTATTCCAACTGTAAATAGGATATAGTCCACCTGTTGGGATTAATGGGATTGCACTCctgctctctctccctctccccctCCCTCTCCTCCCCAATTCCAGCTGTAAATAGGATATAAGATGGACACCTGTTGGGATTAATGGGATTTTATTCCTGCTCTATTTCAAGTTCtgagaactctctctctctctctctctctcatgcatGTAGATGCACCGTACCATCCAGTAAAAATGTTATTTACAGATGCTTAGACTAGACGTGGTGTGattcattttgttttcttttgtcctCTTTAGGGTATAATGATAATCTGTCAACAAGGTATATGACCCAGCAACAA
Coding sequences within:
- the LOC133708605 gene encoding calmodulin-binding protein 60 B — protein: MQRQTRLMERNNSMRGKRQMEGGEEEQPERKRPALASVIVEALKVDSLQKLCSSLEPILRRVVSEEVERALAKLGPPRLNGRSSPKRIEGSNDRNLQLQFRSNLALPIFTGGKVEGEQGASIHVVLLDMNTQRVVTSGPESSIKLDIVVLEGDFNNEDDEGWTEEEFESHVVKEREGKRPLLTGELQVTLKEGVGTIGDLTFTDNSSWIRSRKFRLGLKVASGFCEGMRIREAKTDAFTVKDHRGELYKKHYPPALNDDVWRLEKIGKDGAFHKRLNNAGIHTVEQFLQLVVKDPQKLRSILGSGMSNKMWEALLEHAKTCALSGKLYVYYPEDTRNVGVAFNNIYELSGLITGEQYHSADTLSDSQKLYVDTLVKKAYENWDQVVEYDGKSLLNTKQNKRSTAARNEFQMGSISYSSSSDQHPQLPCLTNPVPSEQTLLSDSALPIGGYNDNLSTRYMTQQQIVNSNSRAQFEGTSFALDGQLINSSHQPQSITNDANAVGLALGPPQSSTSGFQAINSSVQPSTLNPLDDWGTSREKGVDDFFSEEDIRIRSHEMLENEDMQHLLRIFSMGGHASIDMPDDGYAYPYMPSPMPNFDEDRTRPGKAVVGWLKIKAAMRWGFFVRKKAAERRRAQLVELDDD